A genomic segment from Pelobates fuscus isolate aPelFus1 chromosome 7, aPelFus1.pri, whole genome shotgun sequence encodes:
- the LOC134568486 gene encoding gastrula zinc finger protein XlCGF17.1-like produces the protein MKKSFNRRTNDTNSDKSRNLSESYKTTKEIVNGKAKRYPCSECGKCFASKTCLVKHLRIHTGEKPFSCSECGKCFASKTCLVTHLRIHTGEKPFSCSECGKCFSQFSNLVTHQRIHTGEKPFSCSECAKSFTTKLSLETHERTHTGEKPFLCSECGKCFGSSASLFSHQKTRKGEKPFSCFKCGKTFCIHKDLIVHQRIYKGEKPYSCTECGKCFHFKLDHIRHQRTHNENKPFSCSECGKCFGSKSGLIAHQKYHRGEKPFSCSECGKCFSWHTHLLKHQRTHTGAKSFSCSECGKCFVCKSLLVAHQKTHTGEKIF, from the coding sequence ATGAAGAAATCTTTTAATAGAAGGACCAATGATACCAACTCTGACAAATCAAGGAATCTGTCAGAATCCTATAAAACTACAAAGGAGATAGTAAACGGAAAAGCAAAACGTTacccatgttctgaatgtggaaaatgttttgccagcaaaacatgtcttgttaaacatctgagaattcacacaggagagaaacctttctcatgttctgaatgtgggaaatgttttgccagCAAAACATGTCTTGTTACACATCtgagaattcacacaggagagaaacctttctcatgttctgaatgtgggaaatgttttagccagTTCTCAAATCTTGTTACACAccagagaattcacacaggagagaaacctttctcatgttctgaatgtgcgaAAAGTTTCACCACTAAACTGTCTCTTGAGACACATGAGAGAACTCACactggagagaaacctttcttatgttctgaatgtgggaaatgttttggcaGTAGTGCAAGTCTATTTTCACATCAGAAAACTCGaaaaggagagaaacctttctcttgTTTTAAATGTGGGAAAACATTTTGCATTCACAAAGATCTTATTGTACACCAAAGGATTTACAAAGGGGAAAAACCTTACTCGTgtactgaatgtgggaaatgttttcattttaaacTAGATCATAttagacatcagagaactcacaacgaaaataaacctttttcatgttctgaatgtggaaaatgttttggcagTAAATCAGGTCTTATTGCACATCAGAAATATCATAGAGGCGAGaagccattctcatgttctgaatgtggaaaatgttttagttgGCACACACACCTTCTTAAACATCAGAGGACTCATACAGGAGCGAAgtcgttctcatgttctgaatgtggaaaatgcttTGTCTGTAAATCACTTCTTGTTGCACATCagaaaactcacacaggagagaaaatcTTCTAA